A window of Castanea sativa cultivar Marrone di Chiusa Pesio chromosome 1, ASM4071231v1 contains these coding sequences:
- the LOC142636324 gene encoding G-type lectin S-receptor-like serine/threonine-protein kinase At4g27290, which yields MKAFPALFVYSILLSFLRPSTTHDWITPCQSIRDGETMISAGGIFKLGFFSPGNSENRYLGIWYSVSNNDGVVWVANRETPLKNHQGVFKVTNKGILVILDSTNTTIWSSKTSRTTGKKINNATAQLLDSGNLVVKDGNVRDPNTFLWQSFDYPSDTLLPSMKIGWDLNSGIDRHVTSWKSMEDPSQGQFSGYFDHRGLPQLVAMDGDRIKVRLGSWNGLHFTGMPWLIPNPFFTYKFVMNEKETYFQYDVPNNTFFLRFVLNPSGVGEGFKWMDTTKSWEIGITTQADVCQNYAHCGVYSTCDINKSPVCSCLDGFKPKFPNNWYSADWSGGCVRETPPACNDKDGFQNYKNVKLPNTCFSWFDNKMSLKECEEMCLKNCSCNAYANLDVRNGGSGCLLWLADLVDIVVLQVGGQDIYIRQPSSVLDHIEKNRHPRPQVIITITVCSAILLMVMLVMGLALYLSRMKHRKEVSVMTIKDQNDYNNDGWDEDMELPIFDLITISNATHNFARYNKLGEGGFGSVYKGTLLGGQEIAVKRLSKSSGQGFNEFKNEVILIARLQHRNLVKLLSCCIQENEKMLIYEYMHNKSLDSFIFDQTKSKLLDWHMRHNIICGIAKGLLYLHEDSRLRIIHRDLKASNVLLDNNMNPKISDFGLAKTIVGDQTEADTKRIVGTYGYMPPEYAGYGQVSVKTDVFSFGVLLLEIVSGKKSKELCNTVQCLNLLGHAWRLWIEDKPKELIDEFLIFDDSCTLFEVLRCIHVGLLCVQQSPEDRPNMSSVVLMLSSDNPLPNPRQPGYFTEKALLGEDYSTRNVISCTVLEAR from the exons atgaaagcCTTTCCAGCTCTGTTTGTATACTCTATCTTACTCTCCTTCTTAAGACCCTCCACAACACATGACTGGATCACTCCATGCCAATCAATCAGAGATGGTGAGACTATGATTTCAGCTGGTGGAATCTTTAAACTGGGATTCTTCAGCCCAGGTAATTCGGAAAACCGATATTTAGGAATTTGGTACTCAGTATCTAATAATGACGGAGTTGTATGGGTAGCCAACAGAGAAACCCCCCTTAAAAATCACCAAGGAGTGTTCAAGGTTACCAACAAGGGAATTCTTGTCATTCTTGATAGCACAAATACTACTATTTGGTCATCCAAAACATCAAGAACTACAGGGAAAAAGATCAACAATGCAACTGCACAGCTCTTGGATTCAGGAAATCTTGTGGTGAAAGATGGAAATGTTAGGGACCCAAACACCTTTTTGTGGCAGAGTTTTGATTATCCTAGTGACACATTGCTACCGTCAATGAAGATTGGATGGGACCTAAATAGTGGTATAGATAGGCATGTAACATCTTGGAAGAGTATGGAAGATCCTTCCCAAGGTCAATTTTCAGGATATTTTGATCATCGAGGGCTCCCACAATTAGTTGCTATGGACGGAGACAGAATAAAGGTTAGACTAGGGTCTTGGAATGGCCTTCATTTTACGGGGATGCCATGGTTAATACCAAATCCGTTTTTCACGTATAAATTCGTGATGAATGAGAAAGAGACTTATTTCCAGTATGATGTCCCAAACAACACTTTTTTCTTGAG GTTTGTGTTAAACCCATCTGGCGTTGGGGAGGGCTTTAAATGGATGGATACCACCAAAAGTTGGGAGATTGGAATTACAACCCAGGCAGATGTGTGTCAAAATTATGCCCACTGTGGTGTCTACTCTACCTGTGACATCAATAAATCTCCAGTATGTTCATGTTTGGATGGATTTAAACCAAAATTTCCAAATAATTGGTATTCAGCAGATTGGTCTGGTGGGTGTGTTCGAGAAACTCCACCGGCTTGCAATGACAAAGATGGGTTCCAAAACTACAAGAATGTGAAATTGCCTAACACCTGCTTTTCTTGGTTTGATAACAAAATGAGTCTTAAGGAATGTGAAGAAATGTGTTTGAAAAACTGCTCATGCAATGCATATGCAAATTTAGATGTCAGAAACGGAGGAAGTGGTTGCTTGCTTTGGTTGGCTGACCTGGTTGATATAGTAGTACTCCAAGTGGGTGGGCAAGACATCTATATTCGTCAGCCCTCTTCAGTACTAG ATCATATTGAGAAGAACAGACACCCTCGACCTCAAGTAATAATCACAATCACAGTATGCAGTGCAATACTACTCATGGTAATGCTTGTAATGGGGCTGGCCTTATATTTATCGAGGATGAAACATAGAAAGGAAG TTTCAGTAATGACTATAAAAGACCAAAATGATTATAACAATGACGGCTGGGACGAAGATATGGAGTTACCGATATTTGATCTGATAACCATATCTAATGCCACTCATAACTTTGCAAGATACAACAAGTTAGGAGAAGGTGGCTTTGGATCTGTATACAAG GGTACATTGCTTGGGGGGCAAGAAATAGCTGTAAAGAGACTTTCAAAGAGTTCTGGACAAGGATTCAATGAGTTCAAAAATGAAGTTATATTAATTGCCAGACTCCAACACCGCAACCTTGTGAAGCTGCTCAGTTGTTGtattcaagaaaatgaaaaaatgttaATCTATGAATACATGCACAACAAAAGCTTGGactcatttatttttg ACCAAACAAAGAGTAAACTGCTTGATTGGCATATGCGCCACAACATTATCTGTGGCATTGCTAAAGGGCTTCTTTACCTTCATGAAGACTCCAGATTGAGAATTATCCACAGAGATCTCAAAGCTAGCAATGTCCTACTAGATAATAATATGAATCCAAAAATTTCTGACTTTGGCCTTGCTAAAACAATTGTGGGAGATCAAACAGAGGCTGATACCAAAAGAATTGTTGGAACATA tGGTTATATGCCTCCTGAGTATGCTGGGTATGGACAAGTCTCAGTGAAAACTGATGTTTTTAGCTTTGGAGTTTTATTACTAGAGATTGTGAGCGGAAAGAAGAGCAAGGAATTGTGCAACACTGTCCAATGCCTTAATCTTCTAGGACAT gCATGGAGATTATGGATTGAAGATAAGCCAAAGGAACTGATAGATGAATTCTTAATCTTTGATGACTCGTGCACTTTATTTGAAGTGTTACGTTGCATTCATGTGGGTTTGTTATGTGTACAACAAAGTCCAGAAGATAGGCCGAACATGTCATCCGTGGTTCTAATGTTAAGCAGTGACAATCCATTGCCCAATCCAAGGCAGCCAGGTTATTTTACAGAGAAGGCTCTACTTGGAGAAGATTATTCAACAAGAAATGTGATCTCCTGTACAGTGTTAGAAGCAAGGTAG
- the LOC142636341 gene encoding uncharacterized protein LOC142636341, with amino-acid sequence MRMQNPSLKGCTLGTMLRKVGFLSGCRPFVGLDGCHLKGRFGGQLLSATAKDGNDNIFPVAMAVVEQENEDNWIWFLELFVDNIGRLEDLNLAFINDRQKGLLPAMETLFPTVEHKYCVKHIYNNFKARHKPILSMLKWIKVRLMSRPHIKKIGIEKYGGKLCPSIQDKLEKLKLKSKNFCAMPSGKFVYKVDNERERHVVNLVGRTCSCRVWNLTRVPCKHGVAAIFVNCEKPEDYTYPCYYKDAYEQTYKTLIPPMPGQSKWISSGQPKPIAPTIYKPPSRPPIKRK; translated from the exons ATGAGAATGCAGAACCCAAGTTTAAAAGGATGTACATTAGGTACAATGCTCAGAAAAGTTGGATTTCTAAGTGGTTGTAGACCCTTTGTTGGGCTGGATGGATGCCATTTGAAAGGTAGGTTTGGTGGGCAATTATTGTCTGCCACTGCCAAGGATGGAAATGACAATATATTCCCAGTAGCAATGGCTGTGGTTGAGCAAGAGAATGAGGACAATTGGATCTGGTTCTTGGAGCTGTTTGTAGATAATATTGGTAGGCTAGAGGATCTCAATCTAGCATTCATCAATGACAGGCAGAAG GGCCTTCTACCTGCAATGGAGACTCTATTCCCAACTGTAGAGCACAAGTATTGTGTGAAGCACATATACAACAACTTCAAG GCTAGACACAAGCCAATATTATCAATGCTGAAGTGGATCAAAGTTAGGCTTATGAGTAGGCCACATATAAAGAAGATTGGCATAGAAAAGTATGGTGGCAAATTGTGTCCAAGCATACAAGACAAGTTGGAGAAGTTGAAATTAAAGTCTAAGAACTTTTGTGCAATGCCATCTGGGAAGTTTGTGTATAAAGTTGACAATGAGAGGGAAAGGCATGTGGTGAACTTGGTAGGGAGGACATGCAGTTGTAGAGTATGGAACTTGACAAGAGTCCCCTGCAAGCATGGAGTTGCGGCCATTTTTGTGAATTGTGAGAAACCAGAGGATTACACCTATCCATGCTACTATAAGGATGCTTATGAGCAGACATACAAGACACTCATACCTCCCATGCCTGGCCAGTCTAAGTGGATCTCAAGTGGCCAACCCAAGCCTATTGCACCTACTATCTATAAGCCACCAAGCAGGCCACCCATAAAGAGGAAATGA